A window from Kovacikia minuta CCNUW1 encodes these proteins:
- a CDS encoding polysaccharide deacetylase family protein, with protein sequence MRNPKVAMHLPKICLLLTHLLLASCTASSSPQISPVPTPASPSPTTSVEAKPPEPVTWIDRIKLTGVVDLNGIEAALIAKKAKLNIYDKTQFSQDCKLTMKYPQISGLADVALQSQLNQILRQEMMRKMGASEPMSEADRCRKVPRKPGSFYTRTTECVVHFAEETLVSISSSNATLPGAYPAHKENSVTFDLSTGKIYQLADLFKSDVNSPIRLAVAMRDSLWEAGGPNYIDFPFERLETQPAFDYYLQESCNEAFYGRSESSLLGDFPKVCMVITNLGSGASRNYRMVVRLGSMKDMLNTSGALQVLAEQID encoded by the coding sequence ATGCGTAACCCAAAAGTAGCCATGCATCTTCCCAAGATTTGTCTTTTATTAACGCATCTATTACTTGCTTCCTGTACGGCTTCATCCTCACCCCAAATTAGCCCTGTCCCAACTCCAGCTTCTCCATCACCGACAACCAGTGTCGAGGCTAAACCTCCCGAACCTGTTACCTGGATCGATCGCATCAAGCTTACTGGTGTTGTTGACCTGAATGGAATTGAAGCAGCATTGATTGCAAAGAAAGCTAAGTTAAATATTTACGATAAAACTCAGTTTAGCCAAGATTGCAAACTCACAATGAAATATCCCCAAATATCTGGGTTAGCAGACGTAGCATTGCAGTCTCAATTAAATCAGATTTTGCGCCAAGAAATGATGAGGAAGATGGGCGCATCCGAACCCATGTCAGAAGCGGATAGATGTCGGAAGGTTCCTCGAAAACCAGGATCGTTCTATACCCGAACAACGGAATGCGTGGTGCATTTTGCTGAAGAAACGCTGGTGAGTATTTCCTCCTCAAACGCCACCCTGCCTGGAGCATACCCGGCTCACAAAGAAAATTCAGTGACCTTTGACCTGTCAACAGGCAAGATCTATCAACTCGCTGATCTATTCAAATCCGATGTCAATTCCCCAATCCGACTTGCCGTTGCAATGCGGGATTCCCTATGGGAAGCAGGAGGACCCAACTATATCGATTTTCCGTTTGAAAGGCTTGAAACACAACCAGCCTTTGATTATTACTTACAAGAATCGTGTAACGAAGCTTTCTATGGTCGTTCCGAAAGTTCTCTATTAGGGGATTTCCCAAAGGTGTGTATGGTCATCACTAACCTTGGTAGTGGTGCTTCGCGAAACTACAGAATGGTTGTCCGGTTAGGCAGTATGAAAGATATGCTAAACACGAGCGGTGCCCTACAGGTCTTGGCAGAACAAATCGACTGA
- a CDS encoding Uma2 family endonuclease — MNTLTLPLKVDLKHVHLTDEQFYQLCISNPDLKIERDANGVLIFMAPVGGDRGSWEADYITDLNIWNRQTKSGKVFSSSTLFKLPGGGNRSPDTAWVELSRWQSLTPEQRQKFPPIAPDFVIEVRSPTDDLQTLQEKMQEYMNSGVRLGWLFNPQDQQVEIYRQGQEKDVRTLPIQLSGEAVLPGFVLQVDLFTD, encoded by the coding sequence ATGAACACATTGACACTTCCGCTCAAAGTTGACCTGAAGCATGTTCATCTAACCGATGAGCAGTTCTATCAACTCTGTATCAGCAATCCAGATCTGAAGATTGAACGCGATGCTAATGGAGTTCTCATTTTTATGGCACCTGTTGGCGGCGATCGCGGTAGTTGGGAAGCAGACTACATCACCGATCTGAACATCTGGAACCGTCAAACCAAATCAGGTAAAGTCTTCAGTTCTTCAACCCTGTTCAAACTACCAGGTGGAGGAAACCGTTCTCCCGATACTGCCTGGGTGGAGTTGAGCCGCTGGCAAAGTTTGACCCCAGAACAACGCCAAAAATTTCCCCCGATCGCTCCCGACTTTGTAATTGAAGTGCGCTCTCCCACCGATGACCTGCAAACCCTTCAAGAAAAAATGCAGGAATACATGAACAGCGGCGTTCGGCTCGGTTGGCTGTTTAACCCCCAGGATCAGCAGGTAGAAATCTATCGTCAGGGGCAGGAAAAGGACGTGAGAACGCTCCCCATCCAACTCTCCGGTGAAGCCGTCCTCCCCGGGTTTGTCTTGCAGGTCGATTTGTTTACAGATTAA
- a CDS encoding Rpn family recombination-promoting nuclease/putative transposase gives MSFDNLCKLLSEKYPDRFATWILGETPTSITVLKTELGIEPIRADSVTFLQTQERILHLEFQVNLASNPPLPLRMLDYWIRLHRLYRLPVTQVVILLLPPPDTTAIETAFALESTRHEYRVVRMWEQDPALFLEDIALLPLAPLAATTEPEQLLSQIAQQVSRIESTQRQEVSSYVQLLAGLKFESGLIRQVFREGMMRESIIYQEILEEGRQEGRQEGRQEGRQEGRQEGRQEGRQEGRQEGELMLVLRLLTRRLGTLDEATRSKITALPLPLLEDLGEALLDFSSLNDLENWLADHSNA, from the coding sequence ATGTCATTTGATAACTTGTGCAAGTTACTCTCAGAAAAGTACCCCGATCGCTTTGCCACCTGGATCTTGGGAGAAACCCCTACATCCATAACAGTGCTAAAAACCGAGTTGGGCATTGAACCGATTCGGGCAGATTCTGTCACCTTCTTGCAAACCCAGGAACGGATTCTGCACTTAGAGTTCCAGGTCAACCTGGCATCCAACCCACCTCTACCCTTGAGGATGCTGGACTACTGGATACGCCTGCACCGCCTATATCGGCTACCCGTGACCCAGGTTGTCATTCTGTTACTTCCCCCACCAGATACTACAGCCATTGAAACTGCTTTTGCCTTAGAATCTACCCGCCATGAATACCGCGTTGTGCGAATGTGGGAGCAGGACCCGGCACTCTTCTTGGAGGATATTGCGCTGTTACCGCTGGCACCCCTGGCGGCAACAACTGAACCCGAACAATTACTCAGTCAAATAGCCCAACAGGTGAGTAGGATAGAATCAACACAACGACAAGAAGTTTCTAGTTATGTTCAACTATTGGCTGGGTTGAAGTTTGAATCAGGTTTAATTCGTCAGGTGTTTCGGGAGGGAATGATGCGCGAGTCAATTATCTATCAGGAAATTCTTGAGGAAGGTAGACAGGAAGGCAGACAAGAAGGCAGACAAGAAGGCAGACAGGAAGGCAGACAGGAAGGCAGACAAGAAGGCAGACAAGAAGGCAGACAGGAAGGTGAGTTAATGCTGGTGCTGCGCTTGTTGACGCGACGCTTAGGAACACTGGATGAGGCAACCCGCAGCAAAATTACCGCTCTACCATTACCTTTGTTAGAAGACTTGGGTGAAGCACTACTCGACTTTTCAAGTTTGAACGATTTGGAAAACTGGCTGGCAGATCATTCCAACGCCTGA
- a CDS encoding WD40 domain-containing protein: MDFDQALEIANQAMFARFGKRLSDVEMAIFRGAWQDQTYEQIAANSGYSISYLRRDVGTKLWKRLGEALGEPVSKTNFQAALERRGRGKREKAEGRGQRAEGESGSRGQEPEGGSQESELTQNLKLKTQNSSPPLPTPYTDWGEAIDIALFYGRSQELAILHQWIHHDRCHLIGILGMGGIGKSSLAAKIAREIVSSPTPHSPLPTPFTHVIWRSLRNAPPLETLLAELIPFLSSQQDAQTKPERLLHWLRTHRCLLVLDNVETIMQAGDRAGHYQSEYENYGDLFRLLGESFHQSCIILTSREKPAEVGMLESDDGRVRSLHLKGSREASLALIESKRLFGTDAEKQQLCEFYSCSPLALKIVASSIQSLFDGEISAFLKEETLVFNSMRRLLDQQFERLTYLEHTIMCWLAINREWTTISELAEDIVPTVSRASLLESLESLSWRNLIERKSGSYTQQPVVMEYVTNQLIEKIATEIITLKLVGYDRHSLLKTTVVDYIRESQSRLILHPLVERLRAQFRNDEALEHHLQLVVQKIYHVKTSFFGYAIGNTLNLYRHLQTDLTGYDFSNFKIRQAYLQGAMLQWVNFGGSNFKQCIFSQPCNEIYAIAFSPNGSLFATGEADSQIRIWQTADGQLLRTLKGHANSIRAVNFSPDGALLASGSADQTIRLWETNTGQCLKTLEGHTNQVLSVAWNPNGKTLASGSSDRTIRLWDLHTGQCFNSIKGHTNWVFSVDWSPDGRVLASGSVDQTIRIWDGETGSLLNILEGHTSCVNSVCFHSDGRILASGSADQTIRIWDGETGSLLNTLEGSSEGINSVHFSPDGRLLATGGADQMVRLWDMSTQRVLKTLHGHSCIVFAVRFSPDSNLLASGSEDHTVKLWDVATGQTLRTLRGTTGWLYAAQFSPDGRLLASGGDDRIIRLWDGQTKQLLAALTGHTLWLRSVQFDPTGKWLASGSADQTVILWDVQAQRSLKVLRGHTDEVRSVCFSPDGTLLASGSQDQTIRLWEIQTGNVVQIFQGHRGWIRSVHFSPDGTQLASGSDDHTVNVWDVKTGHLVIPLSGHSNWVRAVRFSPDGRLLASSSDDQTIRIWDVKTGNTLKILQGQTNWTRSISFSADGTLLASGGMDQTIRVWNLQTGEEVGKFEGHLLGVLSVAFSPDDQILVSSSADETIRFWEVRTGACLHVLRSDRPYEGMNITGITGITEAQKMTLKALGAIED; the protein is encoded by the coding sequence ATGGACTTTGACCAGGCACTGGAAATTGCGAATCAAGCGATGTTTGCCCGGTTCGGCAAGCGTCTCAGTGATGTGGAAATGGCAATCTTTCGGGGTGCCTGGCAAGACCAGACCTACGAGCAAATCGCGGCAAACTCAGGCTATTCGATCAGCTATCTGCGGCGAGACGTAGGCACAAAGCTGTGGAAACGACTGGGGGAAGCCCTGGGGGAACCCGTTAGCAAAACGAACTTTCAAGCAGCCTTAGAGCGGCGAGGAAGGGGAAAGAGGGAAAAGGCAGAGGGCAGAGGGCAGAGGGCAGAAGGGGAGTCAGGGTCCAGGGGTCAGGAGCCAGAAGGCGGAAGTCAGGAGTCAGAATTAACTCAAAACTTAAAACTCAAAACTCAAAACTCCTCTCCCCCACTCCCCACCCCCTACACCGACTGGGGCGAGGCGATCGACATTGCTCTCTTTTACGGGCGGAGCCAGGAACTGGCTATACTTCACCAATGGATACACCACGATCGCTGCCACTTAATTGGCATATTGGGCATGGGCGGCATTGGTAAGAGTTCGTTGGCAGCAAAAATAGCACGGGAAATTGTTTCTTCCCCTACTCCCCACTCCCCACTCCCTACTCCCTTCACTCATGTCATCTGGCGCTCGCTGCGTAATGCCCCTCCCCTGGAAACCCTCCTGGCTGAACTGATTCCCTTTCTTTCCAGTCAGCAAGATGCACAAACAAAGCCAGAACGGTTGTTGCACTGGCTCCGAACCCATCGGTGTTTGTTGGTTCTGGATAATGTGGAAACGATCATGCAGGCGGGCGATCGGGCAGGGCATTACCAATCCGAATACGAAAACTATGGGGATCTATTTCGCTTGCTGGGCGAATCATTTCACCAGAGCTGTATCATCCTCACCAGCCGGGAAAAGCCCGCCGAAGTGGGAATGTTGGAAAGTGACGATGGGCGAGTCCGGTCATTGCATCTTAAGGGTTCCAGGGAAGCATCCCTGGCGTTGATTGAGTCTAAGCGTCTGTTCGGTACGGATGCCGAAAAACAACAACTGTGCGAGTTCTATAGTTGTAGCCCGCTGGCGTTGAAAATTGTAGCGTCCTCTATTCAAAGTTTGTTTGATGGAGAAATTAGCGCGTTTCTCAAGGAAGAAACTCTGGTATTTAACAGCATGCGTCGCCTGTTAGACCAACAGTTTGAACGACTAACCTATCTAGAGCACACAATCATGTGTTGGCTTGCCATCAATCGGGAATGGACAACCATTAGCGAACTGGCAGAAGACATCGTGCCTACCGTATCACGGGCAAGTTTGCTGGAATCATTAGAGTCACTCAGTTGGCGAAATTTGATTGAACGCAAGTCTGGTAGCTACACGCAACAACCCGTTGTGATGGAATATGTCACAAACCAGTTAATTGAGAAAATTGCAACAGAAATCATTACCCTCAAACTGGTTGGTTATGATCGCCATAGCTTGCTTAAAACAACCGTTGTAGACTACATTCGGGAAAGCCAAAGTCGATTGATTTTACACCCATTAGTGGAACGACTCAGGGCACAATTTCGCAATGACGAAGCACTGGAACACCATCTTCAGTTAGTAGTGCAAAAAATATACCATGTGAAAACCTCGTTTTTTGGCTATGCGATCGGCAACACACTCAATCTCTATCGGCACCTTCAAACGGATTTAACTGGGTACGACTTTTCTAATTTCAAAATCCGCCAGGCTTATCTTCAGGGAGCCATGCTCCAGTGGGTAAACTTCGGGGGATCAAACTTTAAGCAATGCATTTTTTCCCAACCCTGTAATGAAATTTATGCCATTGCATTCAGCCCCAATGGTTCCCTATTTGCCACAGGGGAAGCAGATAGCCAGATTCGGATATGGCAAACGGCAGATGGACAACTTTTACGCACCCTGAAAGGGCATGCCAATTCAATTCGGGCGGTTAACTTTAGCCCCGATGGCGCGCTTCTGGCTAGTGGCAGTGCCGACCAAACCATTCGATTATGGGAAACCAACACGGGACAATGTTTGAAAACCCTAGAGGGACATACCAATCAGGTTCTATCCGTGGCCTGGAATCCGAATGGGAAAACGCTTGCCAGTGGCAGCAGCGATCGCACCATTCGACTTTGGGACTTGCACACCGGACAATGCTTCAACAGCATCAAAGGGCATACGAATTGGGTTTTTTCAGTCGATTGGAGTCCTGATGGGCGCGTCCTTGCGAGTGGAAGTGTTGACCAGACGATTCGAATTTGGGATGGGGAAACTGGAAGCCTACTCAACATTCTGGAAGGACATACGAGCTGTGTGAATTCCGTTTGTTTCCATTCCGATGGACGCATTCTTGCCAGTGGAAGTGCTGACCAAACCATTCGAATTTGGGATGGGGAAACTGGAAGCTTGCTCAACACCTTAGAGGGAAGTTCCGAGGGCATTAATTCGGTGCATTTCAGCCCAGATGGGCGGTTGCTTGCCACTGGTGGGGCAGACCAGATGGTAAGGCTGTGGGACATGAGTACCCAGCGCGTCCTGAAAACCCTGCATGGACATAGCTGCATTGTCTTTGCTGTGCGGTTTTCCCCAGATAGTAATTTGCTGGCAAGTGGGAGTGAGGATCACACCGTGAAGTTATGGGATGTTGCCACAGGACAAACGCTCAGAACCTTACGCGGAACAACCGGATGGCTTTACGCCGCTCAATTCAGCCCCGATGGTCGCCTATTGGCGAGTGGTGGTGACGATCGAATCATTCGCCTCTGGGATGGGCAAACAAAACAATTGTTAGCCGCTTTAACTGGGCATACTCTCTGGCTCCGATCGGTGCAGTTTGACCCGACTGGAAAATGGTTAGCCAGCGGCAGTGCAGACCAAACAGTGATACTTTGGGATGTCCAGGCGCAGCGATCGCTGAAAGTTTTGCGGGGGCACACCGATGAAGTGCGATCGGTTTGTTTTAGTCCGGATGGTACCCTGCTCGCCAGTGGCAGCCAGGATCAAACTATCCGGTTGTGGGAGATTCAAACCGGCAACGTCGTCCAGATTTTTCAGGGACATCGTGGCTGGATCAGGTCAGTTCACTTTAGTCCCGATGGCACCCAGTTAGCTAGTGGCAGCGATGACCATACGGTGAACGTGTGGGATGTGAAAACAGGTCATTTAGTCATCCCACTCTCTGGCCATTCAAATTGGGTGCGTGCAGTCAGATTTAGCCCCGATGGAAGGTTGCTGGCAAGCAGTTCGGATGATCAAACGATTCGAATTTGGGATGTAAAAACAGGTAATACGTTGAAGATATTGCAAGGACAAACCAATTGGACTCGTTCGATTAGCTTCAGTGCGGATGGCACACTCCTGGCAAGCGGAGGCATGGATCAAACCATCAGAGTGTGGAATTTGCAAACTGGCGAAGAAGTGGGCAAATTTGAAGGGCATCTGCTGGGCGTTTTATCGGTTGCATTCAGTCCCGATGACCAAATTCTCGTCAGTAGCAGTGCCGATGAAACGATTCGCTTTTGGGAGGTCAGAACTGGTGCATGTTTGCATGTTTTGAGGAGCGATCGCCCCTACGAAGGTATGAATATCACCGGAATTACAGGTATCACCGAAGCTCAGAAAATGACACTAAAAGCGTTAGGTGCGATCGAAGATTAG
- a CDS encoding O-antigen ligase domain-containing protein produces MFILVPLVLFGWIPFVLYLFSYLPGQKALLISFIGAYLFLPVYSYLIPGFPAYGKLSATCYAVAIAMLLFDSARLSTFRPSLIDLPMLLWCISPFLTSLDNDLGTYDGFRAASETIVIWGIPYFFGRLYLNSLAGMRAAAMGILAGGLIYVPLCLFEFKMSPQLHLMLYGIPSSNPEAFLQSIRQGGYRPIIFNVHGLSVALWMMVAALVALWLWQSGVLHRFWNIPIQWIVSLLVFVVILIQSAGAWIYLLISMAVIFTAKWLRTSILIILLTAIIPCYLYVATTGNFNGDQVVAFVSNTLNPDRAQSLQFRFDNERVLIEKARERMILGWGGWGRSRVYNAWGDDISVTDSFWVIAFGTTGIFGLATITVALLLPVALFTYYYPARVWFTPRVAPAALISMVILCYTIDNLANNMQNSVYILALGGLSGLVAKELA; encoded by the coding sequence ATGTTTATCCTGGTCCCCCTTGTCCTGTTTGGTTGGATTCCATTCGTACTTTATTTGTTTAGTTATTTACCAGGACAAAAGGCATTACTGATCAGCTTTATTGGCGCATACCTGTTCCTGCCGGTATATTCCTACCTGATTCCAGGATTTCCAGCCTACGGCAAATTATCGGCAACTTGCTACGCTGTTGCGATCGCAATGCTTCTGTTTGACAGCGCGCGCCTTTCAACCTTCCGACCCAGCCTGATCGATTTGCCTATGCTTCTCTGGTGCATTAGCCCATTTCTTACTTCTCTCGATAATGATTTGGGGACTTATGATGGGTTTCGAGCTGCGTCAGAAACGATTGTTATTTGGGGTATCCCTTACTTTTTTGGGCGGCTGTATCTCAATAGCCTGGCTGGAATGCGGGCGGCAGCAATGGGGATCTTGGCCGGTGGCTTAATCTATGTTCCCTTATGTTTGTTTGAATTTAAGATGAGCCCACAATTGCATTTGATGCTGTATGGCATCCCTTCCAGTAATCCAGAAGCTTTTTTGCAATCGATTCGTCAAGGTGGGTATCGACCCATTATCTTTAATGTTCATGGGTTATCGGTTGCGCTCTGGATGATGGTAGCCGCGCTGGTTGCGCTCTGGTTATGGCAATCCGGCGTATTGCACCGTTTCTGGAACATCCCAATCCAATGGATTGTGTCGCTGTTAGTTTTTGTTGTTATTTTGATTCAGTCGGCGGGTGCCTGGATCTACTTATTAATATCTATGGCTGTAATTTTTACAGCGAAATGGCTACGCACATCTATTTTGATAATTTTGCTGACAGCGATAATTCCTTGCTATCTTTACGTAGCCACAACTGGAAACTTTAATGGTGATCAGGTCGTTGCCTTTGTTTCTAATACGCTTAACCCCGATCGAGCCCAATCCTTGCAGTTTAGATTTGACAATGAAAGAGTCCTCATTGAAAAAGCCAGAGAGCGAATGATTTTGGGTTGGGGAGGGTGGGGGCGTTCTCGTGTCTACAATGCCTGGGGTGATGATATTTCTGTTACAGATAGCTTTTGGGTAATTGCCTTTGGGACAACTGGAATCTTCGGCTTAGCCACGATCACAGTTGCTCTATTGCTACCCGTTGCCCTGTTTACCTACTATTACCCTGCAAGGGTGTGGTTTACGCCCAGGGTGGCACCCGCCGCTCTTATATCAATGGTTATTCTCTGTTACACAATCGACAATCTAGCAAACAACATGCAAAATTCAGTTTACATTTTGGCTCTTGGAGGTTTGTCAGGTTTAGTTGCAAAGGAGTTAGCCTGA
- a CDS encoding peptidoglycan recognition protein family protein, protein MLTITQAPQGAVQVKQQFLITGTASTSYAGRKLMLTIDNQYTAPGPVVAADGTWQLNFLFQQTGNRRLKLAIDKDSVELPLSVVTTLPPTPRLRFANLPQQIPSGQSVMVTGSADGYADGTALLLRADKQFELARPTVQAGKWQAAIGFHQTGKRLIEIIGSGQDRAQVELQVVAAPPRPPRLRFTQVPKPIQAEEIVTIGGEADSYADGAQLVLRVDQKYELARPLVQGGKWQAPILFHQTGSRLIEIIGSEQDRAQVTIDVQAGDLQIVVRTAWNSTPTPAELPELKPLRITIHHTALSGSPSTSASLATDAERMRYIWRSHVNGNGWSDIGYHYIIMPSGRIFEARSDKKRGAHDVVNDGWGIAFDGIYSRATINQQQFQSAVALCTKLCQRIGIKDPVTPIPTPTADYGTRNLPPICGHRDRVATECPGSEGGRTVRLADIRQGVKAKL, encoded by the coding sequence ATGCTCACAATCACCCAGGCCCCTCAGGGAGCGGTTCAGGTCAAACAGCAATTTTTGATTACTGGAACTGCTTCGACGAGCTATGCGGGCAGAAAACTGATGTTGACCATTGACAACCAGTACACTGCCCCTGGACCTGTGGTGGCTGCTGATGGTACCTGGCAGTTGAACTTTCTATTTCAGCAAACGGGAAATCGGCGATTAAAGCTAGCGATCGATAAAGATAGTGTGGAGTTGCCGCTCTCCGTGGTGACCACACTGCCACCCACACCCCGACTAAGGTTTGCCAACCTACCCCAGCAGATACCATCAGGACAGAGTGTAATGGTTACTGGCAGTGCGGATGGTTACGCGGATGGAACAGCCCTGTTACTCCGGGCTGACAAGCAATTTGAATTGGCACGCCCAACGGTACAAGCGGGTAAGTGGCAGGCGGCGATCGGCTTTCACCAGACTGGGAAACGCCTGATCGAAATTATTGGTTCTGGACAGGATCGGGCACAGGTAGAACTTCAGGTGGTGGCTGCGCCACCTCGACCCCCTCGATTGCGGTTTACCCAGGTTCCTAAACCAATTCAGGCGGAGGAGATTGTGACGATCGGTGGGGAGGCGGATAGTTACGCAGATGGTGCGCAGCTCGTGCTACGGGTTGACCAAAAATATGAGTTAGCGCGTCCTCTGGTGCAAGGGGGGAAGTGGCAGGCCCCCATTCTATTTCACCAGACTGGAAGCCGCCTGATTGAAATCATCGGTTCTGAACAGGATCGGGCACAGGTAACGATTGATGTCCAAGCTGGAGATCTGCAAATTGTTGTCCGTACTGCCTGGAACAGTACGCCGACACCCGCCGAGCTACCTGAGTTGAAACCCCTGCGAATCACCATTCACCACACAGCTTTGAGTGGTAGCCCATCTACCAGCGCCAGCCTTGCCACAGATGCAGAACGGATGCGATATATCTGGCGCAGCCATGTCAATGGTAACGGCTGGAGCGACATTGGCTATCACTACATCATCATGCCCAGTGGTCGGATTTTTGAGGCACGGTCTGACAAGAAACGGGGTGCCCATGATGTCGTGAATGATGGCTGGGGTATCGCATTTGATGGGATTTACAGCAGGGCAACGATTAACCAACAACAATTTCAGTCTGCTGTAGCACTTTGCACTAAACTCTGCCAGCGGATTGGCATCAAAGATCCGGTAACACCGATCCCAACTCCTACAGCGGACTACGGCACCCGTAACCTGCCCCCCATTTGTGGGCATCGCGATCGGGTTGCCACCGAATGTCCTGGTTCCGAGGGGGGCAGAACCGTTCGCCTCGCAGACATTCGCCAGGGAGTGAAAGCGAAACTGTAG
- the cofH gene encoding 7,8-didemethyl-8-hydroxy-5-deazariboflavin synthase subunit CofH, whose protein sequence is MITETVEAILDRALNGEDIAPEAGIFLLRQKSASAIAQIRQAADQLRQRQVGDVVTYVINRNINFTNICEQHCSFCAFRRDEAEAGAYWLDLAQILEKTTDAVRRGATEICMQGGLNPGAKLNGTSLAYYLRIVEAIKETFPDLHLHAFSPQEVQFIAREDGLSFAEVIRSLKQAGLGSLPGTAAEVLDDEVRRIICPEKIDTATWLEIVAIAHQQGLHTTSTMLSGHIETPEQQIQHFGLLRSLQQSSLKKGYPGITEFILLPFVGQEAPKPLRRRVGRDQPVLADSLLLTAVARIFLGNWIPNHQPSWVKLGLAGATEALTWGCNDIGGTLMEEHITTMAGAQGGTCMEVGTLQTAIASLNRPYQQRDTVYRGMRDEG, encoded by the coding sequence GTGATTACTGAAACAGTTGAGGCGATTCTTGATCGTGCCCTGAATGGAGAAGACATCGCTCCAGAAGCAGGAATTTTCCTGTTACGGCAAAAGTCAGCCAGCGCGATCGCCCAAATTCGTCAGGCAGCGGATCAACTCCGGCAAAGGCAGGTAGGGGATGTCGTGACCTATGTTATCAACCGCAACATTAACTTCACGAATATTTGTGAGCAACACTGTAGCTTTTGTGCCTTTCGGCGAGATGAGGCAGAAGCGGGAGCCTACTGGCTAGACCTGGCCCAAATTCTGGAAAAAACGACCGATGCTGTGCGTCGGGGCGCAACAGAAATTTGTATGCAGGGCGGTTTAAACCCAGGGGCAAAATTAAATGGCACTTCCCTGGCTTACTATCTGCGTATTGTCGAAGCGATTAAGGAAACCTTTCCCGACTTACATTTGCATGCCTTTTCGCCTCAGGAAGTTCAGTTTATTGCCAGAGAAGATGGGTTGAGCTTTGCCGAAGTGATTCGATCGCTGAAGCAGGCGGGCTTAGGTTCTCTACCAGGGACAGCGGCAGAGGTGTTGGATGATGAGGTGAGGCGGATCATTTGCCCTGAGAAGATTGATACTGCAACCTGGCTGGAAATCGTTGCTATTGCCCATCAACAAGGCTTGCATACGACCAGTACAATGCTTTCCGGTCACATCGAAACACCAGAACAACAAATCCAGCATTTTGGGTTGTTGCGATCGCTCCAGCAGTCTTCCCTTAAAAAGGGCTACCCCGGTATTACCGAATTTATTTTGCTACCTTTCGTCGGACAGGAAGCCCCCAAACCTCTCCGTCGTCGAGTTGGGCGCGATCAGCCTGTTCTGGCAGATTCCCTCCTGCTCACCGCTGTTGCCCGCATTTTTCTAGGTAATTGGATTCCAAACCACCAACCTAGCTGGGTAAAACTGGGGTTGGCAGGCGCAACAGAAGCACTCACCTGGGGGTGTAACGATATCGGTGGCACGCTTATGGAAGAACACATCACCACAATGGCGGGCGCGCAGGGTGGCACCTGCATGGAAGTTGGAACCTTGCAAACCGCGATTGCATCCCTTAACCGACCCTATCAGCAAAGGGATACGGTGTATAGAGGGATGAGGGATGAGGGATGA